From the Chloroflexus aurantiacus J-10-fl genome, one window contains:
- a CDS encoding potassium channel family protein gives MANEGDGRGMAQDVRLTRLRRRRFALWRLIVANLLDDLRVLREAWFPLTALALVLTSGVLYLRWFYLPPVCGCSPDLEVALFETLKLLIFQTDLDLPTDPAGRVLFFLIPLLGLFFLLQSAVDIGRLLVDKRARPERWQEALAATYRRHMIVCGLGRVGYRAVLQLLDCRREVVAIEPDPGCEFLPILYQLGVPVVRGDARDPAVLVRAGLRRAQGLIATIDDDLKNLEIALAARRIRPELPTVQRIFSRALDARIERSFGRNSAFSPAALAAPTFAAALLSSNVRYVLDLTAGLLGIAFVNVSDDSPLIGPVADLETRFGVRRLPGPNAHLPILPSEEIALIGPLPALEAVQWANRPHPTRRNGGLIVCGLGKVGTQVVRLLSRREPRPPLTVICTVETPLRYVEALTAQGIRVLRGDARDPVLLREAGIEEAAALAALYSDDLLNLQIGLAVRSMYPDVHLVLRVFSDVLADRLVDLFGIHTAFSTSALAAPSLVAAALLPDVEAAFDVGDHLLVVRRQIMTDGRVGQTVAELRTAGQLPLSLRRGEQYQWLPPDETVIEANDEVELLTFLT, from the coding sequence GTGGCGAATGAAGGCGACGGTCGTGGTATGGCTCAGGATGTACGACTGACACGGTTACGTCGTCGTAGATTTGCGCTCTGGCGCCTGATAGTTGCGAATCTGCTTGACGATCTGCGCGTGCTGCGGGAAGCCTGGTTTCCCCTCACAGCGCTTGCACTGGTGCTGACCAGCGGGGTGTTGTACCTGCGCTGGTTTTATTTGCCACCTGTCTGTGGCTGTAGCCCTGATCTTGAAGTTGCCCTCTTTGAAACGCTGAAGCTGCTCATTTTTCAAACCGACCTCGACCTGCCGACCGATCCCGCCGGTCGCGTGCTCTTCTTCCTCATTCCACTCCTTGGTCTGTTCTTCCTGTTGCAAAGTGCGGTTGATATAGGGCGTCTGCTGGTTGACAAACGCGCACGTCCCGAGCGATGGCAGGAAGCGTTAGCTGCAACCTACCGCCGACACATGATCGTCTGTGGTCTGGGCCGGGTGGGGTATCGGGCTGTGCTGCAATTGCTTGATTGCCGACGTGAGGTGGTCGCGATTGAGCCTGATCCGGGCTGTGAATTTTTGCCGATCCTGTACCAGTTGGGTGTGCCGGTCGTGCGTGGCGATGCCCGCGATCCGGCAGTACTGGTGAGGGCAGGTCTGCGCCGTGCCCAGGGGTTAATTGCCACCATTGATGATGACCTGAAAAATCTGGAGATCGCACTGGCAGCCCGCCGTATTCGGCCTGAATTGCCGACGGTGCAGCGTATCTTCAGTCGCGCCCTTGATGCGCGCATCGAACGCTCGTTTGGCCGGAATTCAGCCTTTAGCCCGGCAGCCCTGGCTGCGCCTACATTTGCCGCTGCCCTCTTGAGTTCCAATGTCCGTTATGTGCTTGATCTAACGGCGGGACTCTTGGGGATAGCCTTCGTCAATGTGAGTGATGATAGCCCACTGATCGGACCGGTCGCCGATCTGGAAACACGGTTTGGTGTCCGCCGCTTGCCCGGTCCTAATGCCCATCTCCCAATTCTGCCGAGCGAAGAGATTGCGCTGATTGGCCCACTCCCTGCTCTTGAGGCAGTGCAGTGGGCTAATCGACCTCATCCCACTCGGCGCAATGGTGGCCTGATCGTTTGTGGGTTGGGGAAGGTTGGTACCCAGGTCGTGCGACTACTCAGTCGGCGCGAACCACGTCCTCCGCTCACCGTCATCTGCACCGTCGAGACACCACTGCGCTACGTTGAAGCCTTGACTGCCCAGGGCATACGGGTCTTGCGTGGTGATGCTCGTGATCCGGTTCTGCTTCGCGAAGCAGGAATCGAAGAGGCAGCGGCACTGGCCGCGCTCTACAGCGATGATCTGCTCAATTTGCAGATCGGGCTGGCCGTGCGCAGCATGTATCCTGATGTGCATCTGGTGCTGCGCGTCTTCAGTGATGTGTTGGCCGACCGCCTCGTTGATCTGTTTGGAATCCATACTGCATTCAGCACCTCGGCTCTTGCCGCTCCCAGCCTGGTTGCGGCTGCCCTGCTCCCCGACGTCGAGGCGGCATTTGACGTTGGCGATCACCTGTTGGTCGTTCGCCGTCAGATCATGACTGATGGTCGGGTCGGCCAGACGGTAGCCGAATTACGCACTGCCGGTCAGTTACCACTCAGTCTGCGCCGCGGTGAACAGTATCAATGGTTGCCACCAGATGAAACGGTGATTGAGGCGAACGACGAAGTTGAATTGCTTACGTTCCTGACGTAA
- a CDS encoding amidohydrolase, which produces MDLILRNVRFPGQSVAQAIAIRGERITWIGPDHDAAQWQQPATQIIDGAGMLVLPGFTDSHFHLHNGARALSVLRLEQAESIADLQTRLADYAAANPTLPWIIGRGWRYRLFAPGELPTRHLLDAVVPDRPVLLTAFDGHTAWANTAALQIAGILAGADTGNPFSQVVMGNDGLASGELREAPAMDLVRRCIPSPTEAEIRDSVRRALRELAALGLTGVHNMDGDEAQRTRYRDLAAAGELTLRIRLPLSVSPDTDPARITDWAMDARQYRNTLVQTDAVKLFIDGVVEAKTALMLAPYADGSGDCGVANYDADEFIRLVTRADAAGLQVCVHAIGDGGVQQTLDALAQAQQINGQRDARHRVEHAEIVDPTDLPRFAHLGVIASVQPLHVDFGMDRDNPWWRLVGEQRLRYGFPWRDLLQAGARMALGSDWPVADPNPLRGIQVACTRGKLDGSAADSDFPDQRLTIAEALAGYTTWAAYAGHRDHELGRLAPGYLADLVLLDRDITTIPPDQIATTRVMLTMVGGRIVFTR; this is translated from the coding sequence ATGGATCTCATTCTGCGCAATGTTCGCTTTCCCGGTCAATCGGTTGCCCAGGCTATCGCGATTCGCGGTGAACGCATTACCTGGATTGGTCCCGATCACGATGCAGCGCAGTGGCAACAACCGGCAACCCAGATCATTGACGGTGCCGGGATGCTGGTGCTCCCCGGTTTCACCGATAGCCATTTTCATTTGCACAACGGTGCGCGTGCGCTGAGTGTGTTGCGGTTAGAGCAGGCCGAGAGTATCGCCGATCTCCAGACGCGCCTGGCCGATTATGCCGCTGCCAACCCTACGCTGCCGTGGATTATCGGGCGGGGCTGGCGGTACCGCTTGTTTGCACCCGGCGAATTGCCAACCCGCCATCTCCTCGATGCAGTCGTCCCTGATCGACCGGTGCTGCTCACCGCATTTGATGGCCATACTGCCTGGGCCAACACGGCAGCCTTGCAGATTGCCGGCATTCTGGCGGGTGCCGATACCGGCAATCCATTCAGTCAAGTGGTGATGGGCAATGATGGGCTGGCAAGTGGCGAATTGCGTGAAGCACCGGCGATGGATCTGGTGCGTCGCTGTATTCCATCACCGACCGAAGCTGAGATTCGGGATTCGGTACGGCGTGCGCTTCGTGAGCTGGCAGCCTTGGGGTTGACCGGCGTCCACAACATGGACGGCGATGAGGCACAGCGCACGCGCTACCGCGATCTGGCAGCGGCTGGTGAATTGACCCTGCGCATCAGGTTGCCACTCTCGGTATCGCCGGATACTGACCCGGCTCGTATCACAGATTGGGCGATGGATGCGCGTCAGTATCGCAACACGTTGGTACAGACCGATGCGGTGAAGCTGTTTATTGATGGTGTGGTGGAAGCGAAGACTGCGCTCATGCTGGCACCGTATGCCGATGGCAGTGGCGATTGTGGTGTCGCCAATTACGACGCCGATGAGTTTATCAGGCTGGTCACCCGCGCCGATGCGGCTGGTCTTCAGGTTTGTGTGCATGCGATTGGTGATGGCGGCGTCCAGCAGACTCTCGATGCACTGGCACAGGCCCAACAGATCAACGGGCAGCGCGACGCGCGGCATCGAGTCGAGCACGCCGAGATTGTCGATCCAACCGATCTGCCCCGTTTTGCCCACCTGGGGGTCATTGCTTCTGTGCAACCGCTCCACGTTGATTTTGGCATGGATCGGGACAACCCCTGGTGGCGACTGGTTGGTGAGCAGCGTCTGCGGTACGGGTTTCCCTGGCGCGACCTGTTGCAGGCCGGGGCGCGTATGGCTCTGGGGAGCGACTGGCCGGTCGCCGATCCGAATCCGTTGCGTGGGATACAGGTAGCCTGTACACGCGGAAAACTTGATGGAAGTGCCGCGGATAGCGATTTTCCAGATCAGCGCCTGACAATTGCCGAAGCCCTGGCCGGGTATACGACCTGGGCCGCTTATGCAGGCCATCGTGATCACGAATTGGGGCGACTGGCTCCTGGCTACCTGGCCGATCTGGTTTTGCTTGATCGCGATATTACGACGATCCCACCTGATCAGATTGCGACAACGCGGGTGATGTTGACGATGGTTGGCGGGCGGATTGTCTTTACCCGCTAA
- a CDS encoding AEC family transporter: MIAVLVDVLLPIAVVASAGFALRRALPLDLMTLNRLMIYGLSPALIFVALLRADLSGPDAGRMLFFSVGVIGLMAITVWLSAMALRLRGKEVTALLLTSMFMNSGNYGLPASRFAFGETGFTLGVFYFIMQSIMAQTLGVGVAAAGAAGGGRRAWRQVGNRLLHMPQIYAVAGALLLRGLGFHPATATGVARSLFEGVALLSEAALPVMLLILGVQLGAGAPIVQPTMVAFATAIRLVVSPILAFGLGRLLGMDGVALGVGVMMAGMPTAVNTTILAIEFDTRPQLVVSTVVVSSFASLVTLSVLLSLVR; the protein is encoded by the coding sequence ATGATCGCCGTTTTAGTTGATGTCCTCTTGCCGATTGCTGTCGTAGCAAGCGCAGGATTTGCGCTCCGTCGCGCCTTACCGCTCGATCTGATGACGCTTAATCGGTTGATGATCTACGGTCTCAGTCCGGCCCTCATCTTTGTCGCTTTGCTCCGCGCCGATCTCAGCGGGCCGGATGCCGGGCGTATGCTGTTTTTTTCGGTTGGCGTGATTGGGCTGATGGCGATCACGGTCTGGCTGAGCGCTATGGCACTGCGCCTGCGTGGCAAAGAGGTAACGGCGCTCTTGCTGACCAGCATGTTCATGAATTCGGGGAATTACGGCCTGCCCGCGTCACGTTTTGCCTTCGGTGAAACCGGGTTTACGTTGGGTGTTTTCTACTTTATCATGCAGTCAATCATGGCCCAAACGTTAGGGGTAGGCGTGGCCGCTGCGGGTGCTGCCGGGGGTGGACGACGGGCCTGGCGTCAGGTTGGCAACCGTTTGCTCCATATGCCCCAAATCTACGCCGTTGCCGGAGCACTGCTGCTGCGAGGATTGGGATTTCATCCAGCAACTGCAACCGGTGTCGCCCGTAGTCTCTTTGAAGGCGTGGCGTTGCTCAGTGAAGCGGCGCTGCCGGTGATGCTGCTCATTCTTGGGGTGCAGTTGGGAGCCGGGGCGCCGATTGTACAACCGACGATGGTGGCCTTCGCTACTGCGATCCGGCTGGTTGTATCACCCATACTGGCGTTTGGCCTGGGACGCCTGCTTGGAATGGATGGTGTGGCATTAGGGGTTGGGGTGATGATGGCCGGGATGCCGACCGCAGTCAATACGACGATTCTGGCAATTGAGTTTGACACCCGACCGCAACTGGTGGTAAGTACCGTTGTAGTCTCATCATTTGCCAGTCTGGTAACGCTGAGTGTGTTGTTGAGTCTGGTACGGTAG
- a CDS encoding DUF11 domain-containing protein, which yields MRLTNVDREDSITATNVKLTDIVPEGAEFVSSVRGAERTNFPPTQTIIDGRPALVWTIDRLERGQTVDIFVTFRKLDLSPCDRMKNEKAGYYVTSDEIPFQPESTTDRYRVPPQTGDVTYNVRPPVDVVFGSTQTVIFGERGSFSFKVRNYWPAALNGLQVRIVLQPNVRYVNGTASPVGTFTALPPSSGDGGTLIWTFNMAAGNINTPVEQSFSFEVTARYSTVGNGSGSGTTYASVVVPSGVPSNCNDGDGGGFKVMPRLEVAKYSEADRSGTNYIARNNQPFQYIISLTNIGSSQMTGIDVYDLLPTGNQADFTYVANSATIDNGNIDDGIPFEPTVSSTSTNSGVRTTLIWSDITLAPGETRYIRYNVITRGEFNRTYCNDLDQQRMEEALINPDTNQPGEDITFKSARACVRMIPNIQVSKVFSDQNGADLGTTRIITGPVPAGGQTIYFTLTITNAETTNTYTAGLVDFAPQELAFQAVEFSNLPVDKRLPDISGSNPWTWPTLSIAPGQSYTVRIRALFNPPCVTDEYSNRVGYSFFDPSTGRTTVVSPRPPIEAVIDYRCGSNRLDFDIKAERTTLGLRDRGLFTLTVRNLNTTGTLDGVSAYAILPPRYLYSETVSSSLYAFAGQRPLADGRTELRWLVGSIPAGGQVEILFRAAAADIIGTTEVYAHATASNLLSASCRTSSRCTTYTIDNQPYTVAWERVTTQPLHTYTPRIEGLSQCTSAGDERVYTLTLLNTNVIPYRNTVVTLTLPIGLQYIRPDTGSPAPNSIIPITSGSLAGSTQLVWRDLTVPAKPSGSNVSELSLAIWLRVGQVWSDQGTSAEVTSPDGIIPITDGEVNPTVRICVDGPAVAKTASITTLPPYNPGDPNPTFFYQIEVVNPTASAFTITLRDVLPAGLTFNAMVSGTAPQISTSAGRTVLTWNNLSVPAQSGDTPGRRTLLFRVTANPSQISGSLTNTVEIVNSSVPIGSQLLEAPVSLSVPRLWVPLVAR from the coding sequence TTGCGCCTGACCAACGTTGACCGCGAAGACTCGATCACGGCAACAAACGTGAAGCTGACCGATATTGTGCCAGAAGGTGCCGAATTCGTCAGCAGTGTGCGCGGCGCGGAACGCACCAATTTTCCCCCTACGCAGACGATCATTGATGGTCGTCCGGCACTGGTCTGGACAATAGATCGGCTTGAGCGTGGACAAACGGTTGACATCTTCGTCACGTTCCGCAAGCTCGATCTCAGTCCGTGTGATCGTATGAAAAACGAAAAAGCGGGCTATTATGTCACCAGTGATGAGATACCATTCCAACCTGAAAGCACTACTGACCGCTATCGGGTTCCACCTCAGACCGGCGACGTGACCTACAATGTGCGGCCACCGGTAGATGTTGTATTTGGTTCAACCCAGACCGTAATCTTTGGTGAACGTGGAAGCTTTAGTTTCAAAGTGCGTAACTATTGGCCGGCGGCCCTGAATGGCTTACAGGTTCGGATCGTTCTTCAGCCGAATGTACGCTACGTGAACGGAACCGCATCACCGGTTGGTACATTTACCGCCCTGCCTCCCTCGTCAGGCGATGGTGGCACGTTAATCTGGACATTCAACATGGCGGCGGGGAATATCAATACCCCGGTCGAGCAGAGTTTCTCTTTTGAGGTGACCGCTCGCTATTCAACTGTGGGTAATGGGAGTGGATCGGGGACAACCTATGCCAGTGTTGTCGTGCCCAGTGGTGTACCATCCAATTGTAACGATGGTGATGGTGGTGGTTTTAAGGTTATGCCTCGATTAGAGGTAGCCAAGTATTCAGAGGCTGATCGCAGCGGAACGAACTACATTGCCCGCAATAATCAGCCATTCCAGTACATTATTTCACTCACTAACATCGGCTCTAGCCAGATGACCGGCATTGACGTCTACGATCTATTACCCACCGGAAATCAGGCTGACTTCACCTACGTAGCCAACAGTGCCACGATTGACAACGGAAATATTGATGATGGTATCCCCTTTGAGCCGACAGTTAGCTCAACCAGTACCAATTCTGGTGTGCGTACAACCCTGATCTGGTCAGATATTACGCTGGCACCGGGAGAGACGCGCTACATTCGCTACAATGTGATAACGCGCGGTGAGTTCAACCGCACCTACTGTAATGACCTTGACCAGCAACGCATGGAAGAGGCGCTGATTAACCCTGACACGAATCAGCCTGGCGAAGATATTACCTTCAAGAGTGCTCGTGCCTGTGTCAGAATGATTCCCAACATTCAAGTCAGCAAGGTGTTTAGCGATCAGAATGGCGCCGATCTTGGTACAACCCGTATCATTACCGGTCCGGTACCAGCCGGAGGGCAGACGATCTACTTTACCCTGACAATCACCAACGCCGAAACCACCAATACCTACACGGCTGGCCTGGTCGATTTTGCCCCGCAAGAGCTGGCCTTCCAGGCGGTTGAATTCAGCAACCTACCGGTTGACAAGCGTCTGCCGGACATCAGCGGTAGCAACCCCTGGACATGGCCAACGCTGTCAATTGCACCCGGCCAGAGTTACACGGTACGGATACGCGCTCTGTTCAATCCGCCATGTGTGACTGATGAATACAGTAATCGGGTAGGCTACTCCTTCTTTGATCCCTCAACCGGACGCACCACCGTGGTGTCGCCACGCCCGCCGATTGAAGCGGTTATTGACTATCGCTGCGGCAGTAACCGGCTCGATTTCGATATTAAAGCCGAGCGCACAACCTTAGGCTTGCGTGATCGCGGTCTCTTCACGCTTACCGTGCGCAATCTCAACACCACTGGTACTTTAGACGGTGTCAGTGCCTATGCTATTCTGCCACCGCGCTACCTCTACAGTGAAACGGTTAGCAGTTCGCTCTACGCCTTTGCCGGTCAGCGCCCATTGGCTGATGGTCGTACTGAACTGCGCTGGCTGGTTGGCTCGATTCCGGCTGGCGGCCAAGTCGAGATTCTCTTCCGTGCTGCTGCCGCCGACATTATTGGTACAACTGAGGTGTACGCCCACGCCACCGCCAGTAATCTGCTGTCGGCAAGCTGCCGCACATCATCACGTTGTACGACCTATACCATTGACAATCAACCATACACAGTTGCCTGGGAACGAGTGACAACCCAGCCACTCCATACGTACACGCCGCGGATTGAGGGTCTCAGCCAGTGTACATCGGCTGGTGACGAGCGTGTCTACACGCTCACCCTGCTCAATACGAATGTGATACCCTACCGCAATACCGTGGTCACGCTGACCTTACCCATCGGTTTGCAGTACATACGTCCCGATACCGGTTCGCCGGCACCGAACAGTATCATTCCGATTACAAGTGGTTCGCTGGCCGGCTCTACCCAACTGGTCTGGCGCGATCTAACCGTACCGGCCAAACCATCTGGCAGCAACGTCAGCGAGTTGTCGCTGGCAATCTGGCTGCGGGTTGGTCAGGTCTGGAGCGATCAGGGGACCAGTGCCGAAGTGACTAGTCCTGATGGGATTATCCCGATTACCGACGGCGAAGTGAACCCAACAGTACGGATCTGTGTCGATGGGCCGGCAGTCGCCAAGACAGCGAGTATTACCACACTGCCACCGTACAATCCGGGCGATCCCAATCCGACCTTCTTCTACCAGATCGAGGTCGTCAATCCAACTGCCAGTGCGTTTACCATCACATTGCGCGATGTCTTACCTGCCGGTTTGACCTTCAACGCAATGGTTAGCGGAACAGCACCGCAGATCAGCACCAGCGCTGGCCGCACTGTGCTAACATGGAACAATCTCAGCGTACCTGCCCAAAGCGGCGACACACCTGGGCGGCGCACACTGCTCTTCCGGGTAACGGCGAATCCGAGCCAGATCAGTGGCAGTCTCACCAACACTGTTGAGATTGTGAACAGTTCTGTCCCGATTGGATCACAACTCCTGGAAGCCCCGGTTTCGCTGAGTGTACCGCGTCTGTGGGTACCGCTGGTTGCCCGCTAA
- a CDS encoding FmdB family zinc ribbon protein, whose product MPMYEYGCLDCARQFERLLPMNATDQQIVCPFCQSTHVRRRLSVFATQSRGDAAVAATTTTTGGGCGCSGCSCGSRS is encoded by the coding sequence ATGCCAATGTACGAATATGGCTGTCTGGACTGTGCGCGCCAGTTTGAACGGCTCCTGCCGATGAATGCGACCGATCAGCAGATTGTTTGTCCATTTTGCCAGAGCACCCATGTCCGGCGTCGGCTCTCTGTGTTCGCGACGCAGAGCCGCGGTGATGCAGCCGTTGCGGCGACGACGACGACAACTGGTGGCGGGTGCGGTTGCAGTGGCTGTAGTTGTGGCTCAAGGAGCTAA
- a CDS encoding sugar phosphate nucleotidyltransferase has protein sequence MRVMILTAGLGTRLRPHTFVRPKPLVSVAGKTVLAHIIDYLAPLQIDELICVVGYLGNQIEEFMRANYTYPMRFLEQKVMRGQADAIALARELTGPLLVVFGDGLLEFDIEQLNQHPNYGIIYCKEVDDPRRFGVVVVEQGRIVRLVEKPSEPISNLAVAGIYYVPEAARLMSAIDYIMQNNIQTKGEFYLADALQVMIDRGEELRAETVRTWYDCGTIEALLDTNRYLLDHGHNQAAEYPNAVIVPPVNIAPTAVIEHAVIGPYVSIADGAVVRHAIVRDSIINAGAQIQSVILNRSLIGDRASVNGVSQELNVGDLSDIRFR, from the coding sequence ATGCGCGTTATGATCCTGACAGCCGGCCTCGGTACTCGCCTGCGCCCACATACCTTTGTGCGTCCCAAGCCATTGGTGAGTGTTGCCGGAAAGACGGTGTTGGCTCACATTATCGATTATCTGGCCCCCCTTCAGATCGACGAACTGATCTGTGTGGTTGGTTATCTGGGTAACCAGATCGAAGAGTTTATGCGGGCCAACTACACCTATCCAATGCGCTTCCTTGAACAGAAGGTAATGCGCGGGCAGGCCGATGCTATTGCTCTCGCCCGCGAGCTGACCGGGCCGCTGCTGGTGGTGTTCGGCGACGGGTTGCTGGAGTTTGATATTGAACAGCTCAATCAGCATCCCAATTACGGCATTATCTACTGCAAGGAAGTTGACGATCCGCGCCGTTTCGGTGTTGTGGTGGTCGAACAAGGCCGTATCGTGCGGCTGGTGGAGAAGCCGAGTGAGCCGATTTCCAATCTGGCTGTGGCCGGTATCTATTATGTACCAGAGGCTGCCCGGCTGATGTCAGCGATCGACTACATTATGCAGAACAACATTCAAACCAAGGGCGAGTTCTATCTGGCAGATGCTCTTCAGGTAATGATCGACCGCGGTGAGGAATTACGTGCTGAAACGGTGCGAACCTGGTACGATTGCGGTACGATAGAGGCATTACTCGATACCAATCGTTATCTGCTCGATCACGGGCACAATCAGGCTGCTGAGTATCCCAATGCCGTTATTGTGCCGCCGGTGAATATTGCTCCGACAGCAGTCATCGAACATGCAGTCATTGGCCCGTATGTCTCGATTGCTGATGGTGCCGTCGTGCGGCATGCGATTGTCCGCGACTCGATTATTAACGCAGGCGCACAAATTCAGTCGGTTATTCTCAATCGCAGCCTGATCGGTGACCGTGCTTCCGTTAATGGTGTCAGTCAGGAGTTAAACGTCGGCGATTTATCTGATATTCGTTTCAGGTGA
- a CDS encoding tRNA-queuosine alpha-mannosyltransferase domain-containing protein, with product MLIWWLDPFHGGSHAAVASGYAAHSTHRVRLITLSQAGGWRWRMRGGAVTLARLVADLSEWPDVIVATDMLDLATFRALTYRQLGHIPVALYFHENQLTYPIPPERKRDYTFAWINFTSALVADTVLFNSAFHRRDWLAALPGMLRRYHDYHELQTVEQIAAKAQVLPPGLDLPPLPPRQPRDPTAPPVILWNARWEYDKQPHVVMAALEYLAERGVRFRLIVTGEHIDPTAPDLIAARRRWADHTIHWGYAGDRQTYLALLRQADIVVSAAIQEYFGIAILEAIACGCVPLLPARLNYPDLIPPEWHADCLYADDADLPNALARLIGDLPRLTRYDWSAVARPYRWESLVAQYDATLAALVR from the coding sequence ATGTTGATCTGGTGGCTTGATCCATTTCATGGTGGGTCACACGCAGCAGTAGCAAGCGGCTATGCTGCCCATAGCACCCACCGCGTCAGACTCATCACCCTCAGTCAGGCCGGCGGATGGCGCTGGCGAATGCGCGGCGGGGCAGTGACCCTGGCTCGCCTGGTAGCCGATTTGTCTGAATGGCCTGATGTCATCGTTGCCACTGATATGCTCGATCTGGCGACCTTTCGGGCGTTGACCTATCGCCAATTGGGGCACATTCCGGTAGCACTCTATTTTCACGAAAACCAGCTTACGTATCCCATCCCGCCAGAGCGCAAGCGCGACTACACATTTGCCTGGATCAATTTCACCAGTGCTCTGGTAGCCGATACCGTGTTGTTCAATTCCGCTTTTCATCGGCGAGACTGGCTGGCGGCGCTGCCGGGCATGCTCCGCCGCTATCACGATTACCACGAACTACAGACCGTCGAGCAGATTGCGGCAAAAGCGCAGGTGTTACCACCCGGTCTTGATCTGCCACCGCTACCGCCACGGCAACCGCGTGACCCAACCGCACCACCGGTTATCCTTTGGAATGCCCGTTGGGAGTATGATAAACAGCCGCACGTTGTAATGGCTGCTCTGGAATATCTGGCAGAGCGTGGGGTACGATTTCGCCTGATTGTGACCGGTGAGCATATTGATCCAACTGCCCCTGATCTGATAGCTGCCCGCCGGCGCTGGGCAGATCACACCATTCACTGGGGCTATGCCGGAGATCGCCAGACATACCTCGCATTATTACGTCAGGCCGATATTGTTGTGTCGGCAGCGATTCAGGAATATTTTGGGATTGCGATCCTTGAAGCAATCGCCTGTGGTTGTGTGCCACTTTTGCCGGCACGGCTCAACTACCCTGATCTGATTCCGCCGGAATGGCACGCCGACTGTCTTTACGCAGACGATGCCGATTTGCCGAACGCACTTGCGCGATTGATCGGCGACCTGCCACGGCTGACGCGCTACGATTGGTCGGCAGTGGCCCGCCCTTACCGCTGGGAAAGCCTGGTTGCGCAGTATGATGCAACACTGGCGGCACTGGTGCGGTGA
- a CDS encoding LIM domain-containing protein → MAADHVHCASCGQPLTGSYYVLINRPERFCPQCIATRPRCSTCGAPLGNHFWKLHDGRQQCDACHAVAIYDPVQAQHLFQQTAGMLAEGMGLRLHVGVAFRLVDAPTMARLRGPTPPGQDTLGLYRRQNHVRVIYLLYGLPTLIFRITAAHEYAHAWQAEHCPLLRNEFLREGHAEWVAYQHLLQLGSHKAAARMLDENHPYHEPLRYLLQLEAQLGIEGVNRYMMRVDIE, encoded by the coding sequence ATGGCCGCTGATCATGTGCATTGTGCCAGTTGTGGACAGCCGCTTACTGGTAGTTATTATGTCTTGATCAACCGGCCAGAACGGTTTTGCCCTCAATGTATTGCGACGCGGCCACGATGCAGCACTTGTGGCGCACCGCTGGGGAACCACTTCTGGAAACTGCACGATGGCCGCCAGCAATGCGATGCCTGCCACGCGGTCGCGATTTACGATCCGGTACAGGCTCAACACTTGTTTCAACAAACTGCGGGTATGCTGGCTGAAGGCATGGGATTACGGCTTCATGTGGGGGTGGCGTTCCGGCTGGTTGATGCACCAACAATGGCCCGTTTGCGTGGTCCAACTCCACCTGGACAGGATACTCTCGGCTTATACCGCCGCCAGAATCATGTGCGTGTGATCTATCTGCTGTATGGCCTGCCGACACTCATCTTCCGCATCACAGCAGCTCATGAATATGCCCATGCCTGGCAAGCCGAGCATTGCCCCCTGCTGCGCAACGAGTTCTTGCGGGAAGGGCATGCCGAATGGGTGGCCTATCAGCACCTCTTGCAGCTTGGCAGCCACAAAGCGGCAGCACGGATGCTCGATGAAAATCACCCGTATCACGAACCGCTGCGCTATCTCCTTCAGCTTGAGGCTCAATTAGGTATCGAAGGCGTGAATCGCTATATGATGCGGGTGGATATTGAGTGA